In Deltaproteobacteria bacterium, the following proteins share a genomic window:
- a CDS encoding MBL fold metallo-hydrolase, whose product MKIIFLGCGTSTGVPVIGCHCSVCSSDEPKNKRTRSSILVRTGSMNILVDASTDLRAQSLENGVERIDAVLFTHPHADHIHGIDELRAFNFLQGSSIPCYGSPHTIARIRSMFDYIFTDTPGCGWKPRLTTHEVTGPFNLFGVEITPVEIEHGADRILGFRFDEAAYITDCSRIPDSSMEKLLGLKVLIIGALRQKPHPSHFTIDQALSVAGELKPRLTVLTHLGHGMDYRRDNPPLAPHATMAYDGMELDLLSF is encoded by the coding sequence ATGAAGATAATATTCCTCGGATGCGGGACTTCCACGGGCGTTCCGGTCATCGGATGTCACTGCAGCGTATGCTCGTCCGACGAACCGAAGAACAAGCGAACGCGCTCTTCCATACTGGTAAGGACCGGCTCGATGAATATCCTCGTCGACGCATCGACGGACCTCCGCGCCCAGTCGCTTGAAAACGGCGTCGAGCGCATCGACGCCGTCCTCTTCACCCACCCCCATGCAGACCACATACACGGCATAGACGAGCTCAGGGCCTTCAACTTCCTCCAGGGCTCGTCCATCCCCTGCTACGGCAGCCCCCACACCATCGCGCGCATACGCTCCATGTTCGACTACATATTCACCGACACGCCGGGATGCGGATGGAAACCGAGGCTCACCACCCATGAGGTCACCGGACCGTTCAACCTCTTCGGAGTGGAGATAACGCCCGTCGAGATAGAGCACGGCGCCGACAGGATACTGGGCTTCAGGTTCGACGAGGCGGCATACATTACCGACTGCAGCCGCATCCCGGACAGCTCCATGGAAAAGCTGCTGGGCCTGAAAGTGCTCATAATCGGCGCCCTGCGGCAGAAACCCCATCCAAGCCACTTCACCATCGATCAGGCCCTCTCCGTCGCGGGCGAGCTCAAGCCCCGACTGACGGTCCTCACCCACCTCGGCCACGGAATGGACTACCGCCGCGACAACCCCCCTCTTGCCCCCCATGCCACCATGGCCTACGACGGCATGGAACTCGACTTACTTTCTTTTTGA
- the dnaN gene encoding DNA polymerase III subunit beta: protein MKFHADKSSLLKLLQRIQGVVEKRNTKPILANVYIEAADGRIVTMATDLEIFIKDACEGAVMEEGAVTVNAKKLFDIVKELPEGDIDFSTDGERLTVKGSKAIFHLPGIAASEFPAFPAIDESTLRRVDPETLDTMIIHTAFAVSTDETRYNINGFLMEREDSRIRFVTTDGHRLAVVEGEAEGMEGDASEGVILPRKGVAELKRLLEEKEEPLLFGLSEKSAVARQGDTYVYIRLIDGDFPDYRQVIPRDNDKKAVAERSELLAALRRVSILSTDKIKGVRFNFSKQKLTLSFASPDVGDATEELDIRYDDEELEAAFNARYFIDVLEVLDDEEVMLELKDNASPVKLLPVGRDDYTYIVMPMRL from the coding sequence ATGAAATTCCATGCTGACAAGAGCTCGCTTCTGAAACTTCTGCAGAGGATACAGGGTGTCGTTGAAAAGCGTAACACCAAGCCCATCCTCGCCAATGTATATATCGAGGCCGCCGACGGCAGGATCGTCACCATGGCAACGGACCTTGAGATCTTCATAAAGGACGCCTGCGAAGGTGCTGTCATGGAGGAAGGGGCCGTCACGGTCAATGCCAAGAAGCTCTTCGACATCGTAAAGGAGCTTCCCGAGGGCGATATAGACTTCTCGACGGACGGTGAAAGGTTGACCGTAAAGGGCTCGAAGGCGATCTTTCACCTCCCCGGCATAGCGGCCTCCGAGTTTCCCGCCTTCCCCGCCATAGACGAGTCCACGCTAAGGCGCGTTGATCCGGAGACACTCGACACCATGATAATCCACACGGCGTTCGCCGTCTCCACCGACGAGACGCGCTATAACATAAACGGCTTTCTCATGGAGAGGGAGGACTCGAGGATAAGGTTCGTCACAACCGACGGCCACCGTCTTGCAGTGGTGGAGGGAGAGGCCGAGGGCATGGAGGGAGACGCCAGCGAAGGGGTCATACTGCCGAGGAAGGGGGTGGCGGAACTCAAGAGACTGCTTGAAGAGAAGGAGGAGCCGCTTCTCTTCGGTCTCAGTGAAAAGAGCGCCGTTGCAAGGCAGGGCGACACCTACGTCTACATAAGGCTCATCGATGGCGATTTTCCCGATTACAGGCAGGTCATACCGAGAGACAACGACAAGAAGGCGGTGGCGGAGAGGAGCGAACTTCTCGCCGCGCTGCGGCGTGTGTCCATCCTCTCGACAGACAAGATAAAGGGCGTGAGGTTCAATTTTTCCAAGCAGAAGCTTACGCTGAGCTTTGCAAGCCCTGACGTGGGGGACGCCACGGAAGAGCTCGACATCCGTTACGACGACGAAGAGCTCGAGGCCGCCTTCAACGCCAGGTACTTCATAGACGTGCTCGAGGTGCTCGATGACGAAGAGGTGATGCTCGAGCTGAAGGACAACGCAAGCCCCGTAAAACTCCTTCCTGTGGGACGCGACGACTATACCTATATCGTCATGCCCATGAGGCTGTAG
- the dnaA gene encoding chromosomal replication initiator protein DnaA produces MENITETIWKNCLVDVGRHVSEQHFATWFRPIRVCGGGDGTLELEVPNRFFLEWIKEHYQPLILDVLRKVADRDLKVCWKIKDDNRGKEEKERPRQRRSSPRRSKKTVAVEGLNPNYTFENFVIGKTNEFAHAACVAVTEHLAGRYNPLFIYGGVGLGKTHLLQAIAHSVIERIGAKKVSYYTSQNFMNEFINYVSRSKMIEFRGKFSETDLLLIDDIQFWAKKERTQEEFFHIFNTLYESHKQIIVTCDKYPKDIDGIEERLRSRFEWGLVADIQPPDEETKIAIVRKKASSLGIHLPDEVSELIASVSGSNVRELEGHLNRVVAVTSLTGKEISLANAKEALRNLIKEKKEKSLTIAEIQKAVSAFYNIKVSDIKSKRRHKTVAYPRQVAMYLSRRYGKFSFPEIGSAFGGKDHSTAIHAYKKIEKEIETNPELRGSIKTLRADLGLD; encoded by the coding sequence ATGGAAAACATTACGGAAACCATATGGAAGAACTGCCTTGTGGACGTGGGCAGGCACGTAAGCGAGCAGCATTTCGCCACGTGGTTCCGGCCCATCCGCGTCTGTGGCGGAGGTGACGGCACCCTTGAGCTCGAGGTGCCGAACCGTTTCTTCCTCGAATGGATAAAGGAGCACTACCAGCCCCTCATACTCGACGTGCTGAGGAAGGTTGCGGACAGGGACCTCAAGGTATGCTGGAAGATAAAGGACGACAACAGGGGCAAGGAGGAAAAGGAGAGGCCGAGGCAGAGAAGATCTTCGCCGAGGAGATCAAAGAAGACGGTCGCCGTCGAGGGGCTCAACCCCAACTACACCTTCGAGAACTTCGTCATCGGAAAGACCAATGAATTCGCCCATGCGGCGTGTGTGGCCGTGACCGAGCACCTTGCCGGAAGGTACAACCCGCTGTTCATCTACGGAGGTGTGGGTCTGGGCAAGACGCACCTGCTCCAGGCCATAGCGCACAGCGTAATAGAGCGCATCGGCGCCAAGAAGGTCTCTTACTACACCTCGCAGAACTTCATGAACGAGTTCATAAACTACGTGAGCCGCAGCAAGATGATCGAATTTCGCGGCAAGTTCTCGGAGACCGACCTGCTGCTCATAGACGACATCCAGTTCTGGGCCAAAAAGGAGAGGACACAGGAAGAATTCTTCCATATATTCAATACCTTATACGAATCCCACAAACAGATAATCGTCACGTGCGACAAGTACCCGAAGGATATAGACGGCATAGAGGAGAGGCTGAGGAGCCGTTTCGAGTGGGGTCTGGTGGCCGACATACAGCCGCCCGACGAGGAGACGAAGATAGCCATAGTCCGAAAGAAGGCCTCTTCACTGGGCATACATCTGCCTGACGAGGTATCGGAGCTCATAGCCTCTGTGAGCGGCTCTAACGTGCGCGAGCTCGAGGGTCACTTAAACCGTGTCGTGGCGGTAACGAGTCTCACGGGCAAGGAGATAAGCCTTGCGAACGCCAAGGAAGCCCTCAGGAACCTCATAAAGGAGAAGAAGGAGAAGAGCTTGACCATCGCCGAGATACAGAAGGCGGTGTCGGCCTTCTACAACATCAAGGTATCGGACATAAAGTCAAAGCGAAGACACAAGACCGTTGCCTATCCGCGACAGGTGGCCATGTACCTCTCCCGCCGCTACGGCAAGTTCTCTTTTCCCGAGATCGGATCGGCCTTCGGCGGAAAGGATCACTCCACGGCCATTCACGCCTACAAGAAGATTGAAAAGGAGATAGAGACCAACCCGGAGCTGCGGGGCTCGATAAAGACGCTGCGGGCGGACCTGGGACTTGACTGA